One segment of Clostridium ljungdahlii DSM 13528 DNA contains the following:
- a CDS encoding methyl-accepting chemotaxis protein, which translates to MFNFKSIKTKLILIISATTAVLLCILGISIYEKSYGILYEKFQNSSEQIVINVNGSINKFLNGMESQTQVIANSSTLKNLDINNDGSRNSAVELLKNTKDSNENMVSVYFADLSGMRINMTGNIRQPSKEYDARQRTWYKDAMNKKGQVVWTDPYKDVNTSQIMITVAKTVEKDGNVVGVAAIDVSLKNLSKDIASIKVGNTGYVYITNKEGKIIVDPDFNQVGKDSELKKSNWDYISSNKSSYFKNTYNGIEKLYAYTTNEKNSWKVVGTAKNAEFIGDTSGIRKFIFCLVVIGIIISIVVSILIGNSAYKILKKLKVIVGKVGEGDFTYSIPEKFLNRNDEFGRISNYVQSMNINIKKLVEDVKKNSSNVEQQAEGLNAISEEISASSQEVSAVVQDLAKGAEGQQKYIDNMFNLLENVNKHMQNINDKLNSVKVSTGSAVNKVNLGKNEVNSLKKAIDAVDSSFTVVSDKVYKLNESIMKVREITDVIAQIAEQTDLLALNAAIESARAGEAGKGFSVVAEEIRNLAEESQDSAKKISDLINYINSDSNEVIVNSKKAEESINEQNVVAENMVKSFEMIVNSIEEIEPLVDKTFTSVNSTVQSRKEFMDSMNQFGNLIKNTTTSTEEIAASTEEVSASIQEVASSAENLNSTSKNLINVVNKFKVE; encoded by the coding sequence ATGTTTAATTTTAAAAGTATTAAAACTAAGTTAATACTGATAATTTCTGCAACAACAGCAGTATTATTATGTATACTTGGAATATCAATTTATGAAAAATCTTATGGGATATTGTATGAAAAGTTTCAAAACAGTTCTGAGCAAATTGTCATAAATGTAAATGGTTCTATAAATAAATTTTTAAATGGTATGGAAAGTCAGACTCAGGTTATTGCTAATAGTTCTACTTTAAAAAACTTGGATATTAATAATGATGGGAGTAGAAACAGTGCAGTAGAATTGCTTAAAAATACTAAAGACAGCAATGAAAATATGGTCAGCGTATATTTTGCTGATCTCAGTGGTATGAGAATAAATATGACTGGAAACATACGTCAGCCATCTAAAGAATACGATGCTAGACAAAGAACGTGGTATAAAGATGCTATGAATAAAAAAGGACAAGTTGTATGGACAGATCCATACAAAGATGTAAATACATCACAGATTATGATTACAGTAGCAAAAACTGTGGAGAAAGATGGTAATGTAGTAGGAGTAGCTGCTATTGATGTTTCTCTGAAAAATTTATCTAAAGATATAGCTTCTATAAAAGTAGGAAACACAGGATATGTTTATATTACTAATAAAGAAGGTAAAATAATAGTAGATCCCGATTTTAACCAGGTAGGGAAAGACAGTGAACTTAAAAAAAGTAATTGGGACTATATTAGCTCAAATAAATCTAGTTATTTTAAGAATACATATAATGGAATAGAGAAGCTATACGCTTATACTACAAATGAGAAAAATTCCTGGAAAGTTGTAGGCACAGCTAAAAATGCTGAATTTATAGGCGATACAAGTGGTATAAGAAAATTTATTTTCTGTTTAGTTGTTATAGGGATAATAATATCTATAGTAGTATCCATTTTAATTGGTAACTCAGCATATAAGATATTAAAAAAGTTAAAAGTAATAGTTGGTAAAGTAGGTGAAGGGGATTTTACCTACAGTATTCCTGAAAAGTTTTTAAATAGAAATGATGAGTTTGGAAGAATAAGCAATTACGTACAAAGTATGAATATAAATATAAAGAAATTAGTTGAAGATGTTAAGAAAAATTCTTCAAATGTTGAACAACAAGCTGAAGGTTTAAATGCAATTTCTGAAGAGATATCAGCTTCTTCCCAAGAAGTATCTGCAGTAGTTCAAGATTTAGCTAAAGGTGCTGAAGGACAGCAAAAGTATATAGATAATATGTTTAATTTGTTAGAAAATGTAAACAAACACATGCAAAACATAAATGATAAATTAAATTCTGTAAAGGTAAGTACGGGTAGTGCAGTGAATAAAGTAAACTTAGGAAAAAATGAAGTGAATTCATTGAAAAAGGCAATAGATGCTGTAGATTCTTCTTTTACAGTAGTTTCTGATAAAGTTTATAAGCTTAATGAATCTATAATGAAAGTAAGAGAAATAACTGATGTTATAGCACAAATAGCGGAGCAAACAGATCTTTTAGCTTTAAATGCAGCTATTGAATCTGCAAGGGCAGGCGAAGCTGGAAAGGGATTTTCAGTAGTAGCAGAGGAAATAAGAAATTTAGCTGAAGAGTCTCAGGATTCAGCAAAAAAAATAAGTGATTTAATTAATTATATAAATAGTGATTCAAATGAGGTTATTGTAAATTCTAAAAAGGCTGAAGAATCTATAAATGAACAGAATGTAGTGGCAGAAAATATGGTAAAATCTTTTGAAATGATAGTAAATTCAATTGAAGAGATTGAACCTTTAGTTGATAAAACTTTTACTTCAGTAAATAGCACAGTACAATCTAGGAAAGAATTTATGGACAGTATGAATCAGTTTGGAAATTTAATAAAAAACACCACTACATCTACGGAAGAAATAGCAGCATCTACAGAGGAAGTAAGTGCATCTATACAAGAAGTTGCATCATCTGCTGAAAACTTAAATTCTACATCAAAGAACTTAATAAATGTTGTAAATAAATTTAAAGTAGAATAA
- a CDS encoding flagellin, translated as MRLNYNMPALIINMIQNQALDRQSGDLNRISSGCKINSAADNPTGLVQSENINIQVKSLETVTRNVQDGVSMLQSAEGGLNEITSMVQRIRQLTVQAGDGSNNPGDKQLIQGEIDEMLNGINETAQNTEFNGFKLLGQNQTISMTIGTNAGDNVNIPQIDLSNGANSVISDLYKIKTGGGKDILSGGNDSALNAIDSTLDKILSLRSKYGAFENRFTSSYDNMQELNEKMTDANSSIRDSDMAEEIMNYSKESIVIQASTAMIAQANKLPQDVLQIIQNFRK; from the coding sequence ATGAGATTGAATTACAATATGCCAGCTTTGATAATTAATATGATCCAAAATCAAGCATTAGATAGACAAAGTGGAGATTTAAACAGAATATCCAGTGGATGTAAAATAAATAGTGCTGCAGATAATCCAACAGGACTTGTACAAAGCGAGAACATAAATATTCAAGTTAAGAGCCTTGAGACCGTAACTAGAAATGTTCAGGATGGTGTAAGTATGCTTCAAAGTGCAGAAGGTGGATTAAATGAAATCACAAGTATGGTTCAGAGGATTAGACAACTTACTGTACAAGCTGGAGATGGTTCTAATAATCCAGGTGACAAACAACTAATACAAGGTGAAATAGATGAGATGCTGAATGGAATAAACGAAACGGCACAAAACACAGAATTTAATGGATTTAAGTTATTAGGTCAAAACCAAACTATTAGTATGACTATAGGAACTAATGCTGGAGATAACGTAAATATACCTCAGATAGATTTGAGTAATGGAGCAAATAGTGTTATTTCAGACTTATATAAAATTAAGACTGGTGGAGGAAAAGACATATTAAGTGGAGGTAATGATAGTGCTTTAAATGCTATAGATAGTACTTTAGATAAAATATTGTCTTTGAGAAGTAAATATGGGGCTTTTGAAAATAGATTTACTAGTAGTTATGATAATATGCAGGAGTTAAATGAAAAAATGACTGATGCGAACAGCAGTATAAGAGATTCAGACATGGCAGAGGAAATTATGAATTATTCAAAAGAAAGTATAGTAATACAGGCTTCTACTGCAATGATAGCTCAAGCTAATAAATTGCCCCAGGATGTTTTACAGATAATACAGAATTTTAGAAAGTAA
- the flgB gene encoding flagellar basal body rod protein FlgB: MNINNMSNDKSVNYLLARGLDAAEARSQAISSNISNINTAGYKRKYVTFEENLKNSVDNLELKTDDAKHIKMGNDYGAITTNTDSSTSMRSDGNNVDIEVETVNQAANELMYNALITLENNRLSMQKSVINGN; encoded by the coding sequence TTGAATATAAATAATATGTCAAATGATAAATCAGTAAATTATTTACTTGCAAGAGGGTTAGATGCAGCTGAAGCTAGAAGTCAGGCAATATCTAGTAATATATCAAATATTAATACTGCGGGATATAAGAGGAAATATGTTACATTTGAAGAAAACCTTAAGAATAGTGTAGATAATTTGGAATTAAAAACGGATGATGCAAAACACATAAAGATGGGTAATGATTATGGAGCAATAACTACAAATACCGACAGTTCAACCAGTATGAGATCAGATGGAAACAATGTGGACATTGAAGTAGAAACTGTGAATCAAGCTGCAAATGAACTTATGTATAATGCACTTATAACCCTTGAAAATAATAGGTTAAGTATGCAAAAATCTGTTATAAATGGAAATTAG
- the flgC gene encoding flagellar basal body rod protein FlgC, protein MIQAFNTMRISASGLSAERLSMDTIASNMANAETTRGADGQPYRRKVAVFGENLSKALDSNGNYGDVPEGVKVVAIKDDTSPFKREYDPTNPDADASGYVSMPNVNILNEMADMMVATRAYEANLSAINSEKSMFSKALEIGK, encoded by the coding sequence ATGATTCAAGCATTTAATACTATGAGAATAAGTGCCAGTGGACTTTCGGCAGAAAGACTTAGCATGGATACAATAGCTTCCAATATGGCAAATGCAGAGACAACACGTGGTGCAGACGGACAACCTTATAGGAGAAAAGTTGCAGTTTTTGGAGAAAATTTAAGTAAGGCTTTAGATAGTAATGGAAATTATGGAGATGTTCCTGAAGGGGTAAAAGTTGTAGCAATAAAGGATGATACTTCACCTTTTAAGAGAGAGTATGACCCTACCAATCCAGATGCTGATGCCTCAGGATATGTTTCTATGCCAAATGTGAATATATTGAATGAAATGGCTGATATGATGGTAGCGACTAGAGCTTACGAAGCAAACCTAAGTGCTATTAATTCTGAAAAAAGTATGTTTTCAAAAGCTTTGGAAATAGGTAAATAA
- the fliE gene encoding flagellar hook-basal body complex protein FliE — protein MKINEFTPDTTVFDKISGNTQSQNVSNASKDNIVNNEDAVSSFSSLLQNKLDEVNNQQIQANNSINEFVSGDRNDVANVMLDAEQAKMSLELAVQIRNKFVEAYQEINRTQL, from the coding sequence ATGAAAATAAATGAATTTACTCCAGATACTACTGTGTTTGATAAAATAAGTGGAAACACACAAAGTCAAAATGTATCAAATGCTTCTAAGGATAATATAGTAAATAATGAAGATGCTGTATCTTCTTTTTCGAGTTTATTACAAAACAAGTTAGATGAAGTCAACAATCAGCAAATACAGGCAAACAATAGTATCAATGAATTTGTATCAGGAGATAGAAATGATGTAGCCAATGTTATGCTTGATGCTGAACAGGCTAAGATGTCATTAGAACTTGCTGTACAAATTAGAAATAAATTTGTTGAAGCATATCAGGAGATAAATAGAACACAGTTATAG
- the fliF gene encoding flagellar basal-body MS-ring/collar protein FliF, with amino-acid sequence MGKISQIFKNLIGKWKDLSRNKKIAFSVIAVGIVAALIFGGLTLGKTKYAVLFSNLDATDSATIYKQLQSDKVDAKVQGSSILVPKDQVDKIRMQTLSEVQLTNGSQGFELLDKSNFGQTDQQMNINYQRALQGEIERTIKSLPQIENARVHLVLPDNTEFVKDTQPGSASVTIKLKPGQTLSQDQTKALVALVSGSVKNIPKENVEVIDDKLNLLSRDLYQNKSGDSSSSTIPADKQQELQQKYEDDMEKRLLAMLEPIYGKNKVKVQINADLDFDAVQQDSTTYDPKNVVVSEHTVNNTNTGATNNASTSPVDNNMSNTSVNNANGGNSTQNEVTRNYDVSKVEQKTIKAPGSVKRLTASVALDGTVDDATKTSIRNLAVSAIGYNQTRGDTINVEAIPFDTTAQDSAKKDLDAMQKAEAQANRNKIIIGASIAGALLIAAIVGFILWRRKHAEDEEELFDEELGNTQGIDAVIGDDDLTKEQNKLKFKPVEFEHETEDTHVENEIKKYAKDKPDQVADIIKAWIAEDER; translated from the coding sequence ATGGGTAAAATATCGCAGATTTTTAAAAATTTAATAGGCAAATGGAAAGATTTAAGCAGAAATAAAAAGATAGCTTTTAGTGTTATAGCTGTAGGAATTGTCGCAGCTTTGATATTTGGAGGATTAACTTTAGGAAAAACGAAATATGCGGTATTATTTTCTAACCTAGATGCTACGGATTCAGCTACAATTTATAAGCAGCTTCAAAGTGATAAAGTAGATGCAAAAGTGCAGGGAAGTTCTATATTGGTGCCTAAAGATCAAGTGGACAAAATTAGAATGCAGACCCTTTCAGAAGTACAGCTTACAAATGGAAGTCAAGGGTTTGAACTTTTAGATAAAAGCAATTTTGGGCAAACAGATCAACAGATGAATATAAATTATCAAAGGGCTCTTCAAGGTGAAATTGAGAGAACTATAAAATCACTTCCACAAATTGAAAATGCGAGAGTTCATTTAGTGCTTCCGGATAATACTGAATTTGTTAAAGATACTCAACCAGGGAGCGCTTCTGTAACTATAAAGTTAAAACCAGGACAGACTTTATCTCAAGATCAGACAAAAGCTTTGGTAGCATTAGTATCTGGAAGTGTGAAAAATATACCTAAAGAAAATGTTGAAGTTATAGATGATAAATTAAACCTTCTTTCAAGGGATCTATATCAAAATAAGAGTGGTGACAGTAGTAGTTCCACCATTCCTGCAGACAAACAGCAGGAATTGCAGCAAAAATATGAAGATGATATGGAAAAGAGACTTCTTGCTATGTTGGAGCCTATATATGGCAAAAACAAGGTAAAAGTACAGATAAATGCAGATTTAGATTTTGATGCAGTACAACAGGATTCAACTACGTATGATCCCAAAAATGTGGTAGTAAGTGAGCATACAGTAAATAATACAAATACAGGTGCTACAAATAACGCAAGTACAAGCCCTGTAGATAATAATATGAGTAACACATCTGTAAATAATGCGAATGGTGGTAATTCAACTCAAAATGAGGTTACAAGAAATTATGATGTATCTAAAGTAGAACAAAAAACTATAAAAGCTCCAGGTAGTGTAAAAAGGCTTACAGCATCAGTGGCACTAGATGGGACTGTTGATGATGCCACTAAAACTTCTATAAGGAATCTTGCGGTGTCTGCTATAGGATATAATCAAACAAGGGGAGATACCATAAATGTTGAAGCAATTCCTTTTGATACTACGGCTCAAGATAGTGCAAAGAAGGATTTAGATGCTATGCAAAAGGCTGAAGCCCAGGCAAATCGTAATAAGATCATTATAGGTGCATCTATAGCAGGAGCGTTATTAATAGCTGCTATCGTTGGATTTATATTGTGGAGAAGAAAACATGCAGAAGATGAAGAAGAATTATTTGATGAAGAACTTGGTAATACCCAGGGCATAGACGCTGTTATAGGAGACGATGATTTAACCAAAGAACAGAATAAGCTTAAATTTAAGCCTGTAGAATTTGAACATGAAACGGAAGATACACATGTAGAGAACGAAATAAAGAAATATGCTAAGGATAAGCCAGATCAAGTTGCAGACATAATCAAAGCATGGATAGCAGAGGATGAGAGGTGA
- the fliG gene encoding flagellar motor switch protein FliG, translating into MAKDIKKLTGVQKAAILFITLGPEAAAGIIKKLPEAEIQKITYEIANINSVKSDQKKEILQEFIEMNKAKDYLLEGGIEYAKDLLSKALGSQRAIEILDKVTEATQQFRPFAIARKADAPQLLNIISDEHPQTIALVLCYLQADKAGQILSALPENVQAEVAFRIATMSNTSQMVVKEIEKVLDDKLSSIVKSDMKVIGGVQTIVDILNQVDRTTEKNITEGLEKEDAELAEKIKGSMFVFEDIITLDDVSIQRVLREVDTKELSLALKGCSEEVADAIFRNQSKRASAALKEDIEFLGPVRLMDVEKAQQKIVGIIRRLDESGEIVLARGGEDAIIV; encoded by the coding sequence ATGGCTAAGGACATAAAAAAATTAACAGGAGTGCAAAAAGCGGCCATACTATTTATAACTCTTGGACCAGAAGCTGCTGCAGGAATAATCAAAAAATTGCCAGAAGCAGAAATACAAAAAATAACTTATGAAATAGCTAATATAAACTCTGTAAAATCTGATCAAAAAAAGGAAATACTTCAGGAATTTATAGAGATGAATAAGGCTAAGGATTATTTGCTTGAAGGTGGAATAGAGTACGCTAAAGATCTTTTATCAAAGGCACTTGGAAGTCAAAGAGCTATTGAAATATTGGATAAAGTTACAGAGGCAACTCAGCAGTTTAGGCCTTTTGCCATAGCAAGAAAAGCAGATGCTCCTCAACTTTTAAATATAATATCAGATGAACATCCGCAGACTATTGCACTTGTACTGTGTTATCTTCAAGCGGACAAGGCTGGACAAATTCTTTCAGCACTTCCTGAAAATGTACAGGCTGAGGTAGCATTTAGAATAGCCACAATGAGTAATACTTCACAAATGGTTGTAAAAGAAATAGAAAAAGTATTGGATGACAAGCTATCATCTATAGTTAAGTCAGATATGAAGGTAATTGGTGGTGTTCAAACTATTGTAGACATATTAAATCAAGTAGATAGAACTACAGAGAAAAATATTACTGAGGGTCTTGAAAAAGAAGATGCAGAATTGGCTGAAAAAATCAAAGGATCTATGTTTGTATTTGAAGATATCATTACTCTTGATGATGTATCTATACAACGAGTACTCAGAGAGGTGGATACAAAAGAACTTTCTCTTGCTCTTAAAGGATGCTCTGAGGAAGTTGCAGATGCAATATTTAGAAATCAATCAAAGAGAGCTTCTGCTGCATTAAAGGAAGACATAGAATTCTTAGGACCTGTTAGACTTATGGATGTAGAAAAGGCTCAGCAAAAAATTGTGGGCATAATAAGAAGACTGGATGAATCAGGAGAGATAGTTCTGGCAAGAGGAGGAGAAGATGCAATCATCGTATAA
- a CDS encoding flagellar assembly protein FliH, with the protein MQSSYKSILKGDSINNCGTQKIHTEFKKQEASRGAFNEKNIKDDSILKSYENLGRTILQDASIKKEKILSMAYERASEISKKAYDEAYEKGYAKGQEEGYSTAYEEGYKKNLDKAKVEGEQIKKNANDVLNKAVEEKERYLEEKEEEIKEFILNSVESILKREVRDADSLNAQVFDALNQMKKTSTFIIKGKEKYCSEFKKQVTIWKEQLPFKGDIFIIPDESLEEGSVVIERDNGKMVLGIDIAYEKIKKIIQDES; encoded by the coding sequence ATGCAATCATCGTATAAATCTATATTAAAAGGTGACAGCATAAACAATTGCGGAACACAGAAAATACACACAGAATTTAAAAAGCAAGAAGCATCCAGAGGAGCATTCAATGAAAAAAATATTAAAGATGATTCTATTCTAAAAAGCTACGAAAATTTAGGAAGAACTATTTTACAAGATGCTAGTATAAAAAAAGAAAAAATTCTTTCTATGGCTTATGAAAGAGCGTCTGAAATCTCCAAAAAAGCCTATGATGAAGCCTATGAAAAAGGCTATGCCAAAGGTCAAGAGGAAGGTTATAGTACTGCTTATGAGGAAGGTTATAAGAAAAACCTTGATAAAGCAAAAGTAGAGGGAGAACAGATAAAAAAGAATGCAAATGATGTCTTAAATAAAGCTGTAGAAGAAAAGGAAAGGTATCTGGAGGAAAAGGAAGAGGAAATAAAAGAATTTATATTAAATTCTGTAGAAAGTATATTAAAACGTGAGGTAAGGGATGCAGATAGTTTAAATGCTCAAGTATTTGATGCTTTGAATCAAATGAAAAAGACCAGCACTTTTATAATAAAAGGTAAAGAAAAGTACTGTAGTGAATTCAAAAAGCAAGTAACAATATGGAAGGAACAGCTGCCTTTTAAAGGTGATATTTTTATAATACCAGATGAATCTTTAGAGGAAGGTAGTGTAGTTATAGAAAGAGATAATGGAAAAATGGTTCTAGGTATAGATATTGCCTATGAGAAAATAAAGAAGATAATTCAGGATGAAAGTTAA
- the fliI gene encoding flagellar protein export ATPase FliI, translating into MITINFDRLNRKVKEATYNYQEGIVKKVIGLTVEVEGIRAFVGEVCHIYNEENSKISCEVVGFNESNVILMPLGELIGISPGCRVVPERMPLNVRCSDELFGKVLDGLGNPLDGAYISSGVPYPLDTEPPDPLKRRRITEVIATGVRAIDGFLTCGQGQRIGIFAGSGVGKSTTLGMIAKYAEADVNVIALIGERGREVKDFIEKDLGEEGMKKSIIVCATSDKPALVRLKGAFTATAIAEYFRDKGKKVILMMDSVTRFAMAQREIGLAIGEPPATKGYTPSVFAKLPRLMERAGTSDIGSITAFYTVLVDGDDLNEPIADAVRGILDGHIVLSRTLANKNHYPAIDVLASISRLMSEIAESDHKKNASFARDMLSTYKNSEDLINIGAYVKGSSEKIDKAVACYDKIIAYLRQDVNENSSFEESVEDLKKIFQ; encoded by the coding sequence ATGATAACTATAAACTTTGATAGGCTTAATAGAAAAGTAAAGGAAGCTACTTATAATTATCAAGAAGGAATTGTGAAAAAAGTTATTGGCTTAACTGTAGAGGTAGAGGGTATTAGAGCCTTTGTGGGAGAAGTATGTCATATTTATAATGAGGAAAATAGTAAGATTTCCTGTGAAGTTGTTGGATTTAATGAAAGCAATGTAATTTTAATGCCTCTTGGGGAACTTATTGGAATTTCACCAGGTTGTAGAGTAGTACCAGAAAGGATGCCTTTAAATGTGAGATGCTCAGATGAGCTTTTTGGAAAAGTACTTGATGGATTAGGTAATCCTCTAGATGGTGCGTATATATCAAGTGGGGTACCTTATCCACTTGATACAGAGCCTCCAGATCCATTAAAGAGAAGGAGAATAACTGAAGTCATTGCTACAGGAGTAAGGGCAATAGATGGTTTTCTAACCTGCGGTCAAGGACAGAGAATAGGAATATTTGCAGGAAGCGGTGTTGGAAAGAGTACTACTCTTGGTATGATTGCAAAATATGCTGAAGCAGATGTAAATGTAATAGCTTTAATAGGTGAAAGAGGCAGAGAAGTTAAGGATTTTATAGAAAAGGACCTGGGAGAAGAAGGAATGAAAAAATCAATCATAGTGTGTGCTACTTCAGATAAGCCGGCTTTGGTTAGATTAAAAGGAGCTTTTACAGCTACAGCTATTGCAGAGTATTTTAGGGACAAGGGTAAGAAAGTAATTTTGATGATGGATTCCGTAACTAGATTTGCTATGGCCCAAAGAGAAATAGGACTTGCTATTGGGGAGCCTCCGGCAACTAAGGGATATACACCTTCCGTATTTGCCAAACTTCCGAGACTTATGGAAAGAGCAGGAACATCAGATATAGGATCTATTACAGCTTTTTATACTGTACTGGTAGATGGAGACGATTTAAATGAACCTATTGCAGATGCAGTAAGAGGTATACTTGATGGACATATAGTTTTATCACGTACCTTGGCCAATAAAAATCATTATCCTGCTATAGATGTACTTGCAAGTATAAGCAGGCTTATGTCTGAAATAGCTGAAAGTGATCATAAAAAAAATGCTTCTTTTGCAAGGGATATGCTTTCAACTTATAAAAATTCCGAGGACTTAATAAATATAGGTGCTTATGTAAAAGGAAGCAGTGAAAAAATAGATAAGGCTGTAGCTTGTTATGATAAAATAATTGCCTATCTTAGGCAGGATGTTAATGAAAATTCGTCATTTGAAGAAAGTGTTGAAGATTTGAAAAAAATATTTCAATAG
- the fliJ gene encoding flagellar export protein FliJ yields MGKYRFRLQKLLDIRIDKEEESKREFQQAKRESLNVKEKLDLLKANYEKYNNMSNFKSVIEQKITHKYLKALVYSIDKAKIELKDKEKVVEMKRNELRKRQIDRKTVDIIKEKQETAFIKEQNRIEQKANDEFALYGFIRNVQNT; encoded by the coding sequence ATGGGTAAATATAGATTTAGACTTCAGAAATTGCTCGATATAAGAATAGACAAAGAAGAAGAAAGCAAAAGAGAATTTCAACAGGCTAAACGGGAAAGCTTGAATGTAAAAGAAAAACTAGATTTATTAAAAGCCAACTATGAGAAGTATAATAATATGTCCAACTTTAAAAGCGTCATCGAACAAAAAATAACTCATAAGTATTTAAAAGCTTTAGTTTATAGTATAGATAAGGCTAAAATTGAACTAAAGGATAAAGAAAAAGTGGTTGAAATGAAGAGAAATGAACTTCGAAAGAGGCAAATAGATAGAAAAACAGTTGATATTATAAAGGAAAAACAAGAAACTGCCTTTATAAAAGAGCAAAATAGAATAGAACAGAAGGCAAATGATGAATTTGCCCTTTATGGATTTATTAGAAATGTTCAAAATACATAG